ACAAATAGCAAAGCACAAATCAAAATGTGAGCATACTAGAGACTAGAATGCCCCACCGCTAGGAATTGACCTCGGATCTTTAACACAGACTTAGCACATTCCTACCGCTGGGCTAAACTATAAcgtatactccctctgtccgccattaggagtcccattcatggacggcacgagttttaagaaatgttaagaaaagtgggtggaaaaaagttagtggaataagggtcccacttatatatattagttttaaataaaatatgagtggaatgagttagtggaaggtggggccctattaccatttatggaaaaagtgaaccgggactcttattcacggacggactaaaatgaaaaaatgggactcctattcacggacggagggagtgccTGTTATTAATGTCTAAGCAATATAAAGTAAGAGCGTCTCCGGTGGCGctcttcccactaggacttcccacaaaaacttTTTGTCACGTCATCACTAGCCCCTCCCATTttactgccacatcactaggacttcccatgCACTAGAACTCCCcgcaattattcaatttacggacttaaaatttacggaattaaaatgtcGACTCAGAATACAGGAGAATTcgaatacttcattaaaaaaattacataattaaaaaaaaattacataattttaaaaaaatttacataatttaaaaataaaattacataatacctaaaaattacataatcataaaaagtcGAGAAACACAACCCTCGGCTCTCACTCGTCCCCGTCCTCATCCCCGTCGCCCGTGCCGCTGCCGCCTCCGACGTCCACGCCCGCAATCTCGACGCCATAATCATCAATGGGTGGTATTCCTAAATCGCGCCGACATGCATCGACCACATCCTTGCACAACCTTTTGTACACAGGATCGTGCGTGCTAAACCACCTACTCGTGCTCTGCATCAGGGTCTTCGTTAGCTGCGCGCGGGCGAGACGGTCGTTACCTGGGCCTTCTGGGGCCTCCGATTCGACCTCGTAGGACCCGCTGCCGCTGCCGCTTCCCCTCGCCCTCCGCTACGAAGCCTTTTGTCCCATCGGGCGACGACGACGGTGAGAGTCTGATCGTGGTAGCGGGGCCACTTCCTCGGCTTCGGGGAGCTCGTGCGAACCAGCACTGCTGCTGTATCCACcggaagagttgatcttcgtccgcttccAGCCCGAGTCGACACCCACAGCAAACTTTTGCGAATCCCTGTCCCCGAGAAAGGCTTCCCATTGGTCAAAATGTTTgaacttcaattttttgtcgGGATACTGGACCAAGGCTCGTTTCTTCACATCATTtggtatatttaaaaaaacaaattaactaatagtatattatttggtGGTATACCAACAATGAAAATACTTTTTAATTCGTTGGTggtatatttaattagatcAAGTATTAAATCTCAAAGACAACTATATAGAAACGGCAAATCCTGcttgattttgaaattataattttggataGTTCTATTCAACTTCTTTAACTCCCCCTATTTCATACCCATAATAATactctattttaaatttcgcgtcatatttattaaaatttgcgTCATATTTAGAAAGcatttatctataaaaaaaatcattttttttttcatttaaagtGGCGGAAAAAGCGTCGTTTAAAATCTCAAAACATTTCGAACCATTTTCAGTGCAGCGGCGCCGCTCTCACCAACTTCTGTCTCCACCGCATTTTCCAGCAGAAGGTGAATGAACTTTCTTATTCAACACTCCACACTTTCTCTTGTTCTGTTTTTAGCTCATTTCCTATCTGCTATGCCTTTGTTTTTGGGATTTCGCTGTAAATTAGagattattttactttttttttggcgTTGTTGTAAAACTATATTATCCTTGTATTTTGCTTGTTGTAGATATTGTTTTAGCGCTAACAAATTTGTTGAGTTAAGTATCTTGGAATGCGTTAGGGTTGCAggattttattcaattttgttgTAATCCTgcattttgatgttataatgTTAAGATTTTGTTGCTGTAgatttttgtttatgtatAATTGTAACCTAAAACCGATTTAGTATTACATAATTTCTACTTCACTTTCTGCAAAATTTAGTATGTCATCAAATTTGCCTAAATTCAGTTTTATTAGTGATAGGATTTGGAGACCTACATTTTGATGTTGTAAATTACGCTTGCAAGTGTGTTACTTTGACCAGATTAATGATTTTGCTACTtctcttatttcactttttttggtaatgaTGAAGGTGTTATTAAGTTGAGAGATGAAAACTGCTGATAATTCCAAAATGGGTGAAGATTTCTTCAAATATCTACCATCAGAAATTGTAGTAAATATCCTCTCAAGACTCCCCACTCGAGCCGCTATGGCCTGCAAGTGTGTTTGTAAGCCATGGCTCGGAATGCTCACTACTCCCGAGTTTGTGAATTCGCATATGTCTAGATCAGTCCCGAGCATTGCTATTGAAACACACTCAAAGTGTTATGATATCATTGAATTTGCGGATGAGCTTGACCTCAACTTTGATGCACCAATTCCTTGTGGTGTCGACTTCAACTTCCTACTCTCTTATGATGGACCAATTTATAGGATACATAATGATTTTGATAAGGAGCATCGTTGGGACGTAACTTTCAGCTTCCGTCTCCCTTTTAAAGGAAGAATTCAGAGTTCAGCTAATGGTTTGATCTTTCTAAGAGACTTTGTTCATGATGATCTTATCCTGTGCAATCCGGTCACACGTGACTATCTCAAGCTCCCTTGTCCTCGACAAACCTCTCCAAAAGTTCCGAATGCCATGGATAATTGTGGATTTGGAGTGAGCGGAACGACTGGAAAATATAAGGTGGTCAGGATTTTCGCTGAAACAAAAGAACGACGAGAGGGTTTCAGAAATGCCTGCCAAGTCTACACAGTTGGAACCGGATCGTGGAAAAATGTTCCCTTTGGTAAGCCGCTCAGGTTTTGTCATGACATTGGAGGGGTACATCTAAATGGAAATCTTTATTGGATGGTAGCGAAAACAACAAGAGGCTTCTGTAGATGGatttcttgctttgatcttgaaatGGAACATTTTAGCTCCGTCGCTGCACCTCCTCCTCGTGGTAGAGATTTTCTCTTGGGTAGGTCACTCTGTGTTTTGAGGGGTTGCCTTTGTGTAAGCGACATTTCACACCATGGGCGCGACCATTCCGACGATGAGAGCGACGAGGACGACATTCCAAACGATGGGCATGTTATAATCTGGATGATGAAGGGAGATGACAACAGTTGGACAAAGATATTTGTCATACCCGAAGTTGAACGATCAGCTGGTTTAGGTAATGTTTGGCCGATTATAATTTTCAGAAATGGTGACGCGTTGATAGAATGGGACGATGGCATGATATTCTTCTACTCCAACAAGAGGAGAAATTTTGACTGCGAGATCATGTCTCTAGAAGGTCGTGAACCGTTCTCCTCTACGACGATAATGTATGCCCCAAGCTTTGTCTCTCTCAAGAGTTTTGCGATGGAGAATGTAAGCTCATTTTGAGTCGTGACTGTGTAGTTTGTGTAGTTTCTTTCATGTCTGGTGCTGTAATGCATGAATGGTGAGGAACATGAGAGATTGAACCTCTTTTGCcaagataatattattagtttcTTGGGTTTTATTTGTGATCTGGAGCAGCTTTCTtgctttatatatgtgaaaatgctgGATCTacgagaaaaaatataaaaactaatgGATATTGAATCTATTATTAACATTTGATCATTTGTTTAGATATAATATTCTGTGTAGCAGAAGTATGATCGTCATCAATTCAAAAGAATTATGTGTGTTTTGGTGTAGCGATAAAGTAGTTAGGGATGTATATTTAAGTTAATCATAGATTCATAATATAACCcttttaaatattgtaattataagaaaaacccaatgaataaatttcaaaCCTCTAGTAATGATAACCTTGcaataatatattactccctccgtttctaaTAATTCGTCATCATTTGACCtgacgggttttaagaaatgtaatagaaaatgtgttgaaaaaattggtggaatgtggatcctacttttatatattaattttgtaataaaatgtgagtgtgaatgaatatgtggaatgtagggtcccTTACCAAAAacagtaaaagtgaaagatgacaaTTTTAGGGATGAACGGAAATAAAAAtaggtgataaatttttagggatgGAGAAAGTATTATTTACTTCATATAAATATTCCTTATCAAACACATGtcactaataattaattatttaactagTTTATCATACATATTAAGTAAAATCAATTTGTTCCATAACATGGATCTAAATCTTGATTGGGCCCTACCTTGGGCATATCCCACCAATCAAACGActctttaaaattgaaaacgttaaacaattaaattttaaaaaaatcattattcttcagaaattataaattacaacgctgaattttttaaaaaaaattacaaaccctaaaaaataaaaaattataaatcctaaaaattcaaaaattgcaattcttaaaaatttaaaatgtgagAAATTGTACTTTGAAAAATTCGTAGGAATAATACAGAAGGAATGAAAATAATGTGGAGTTTAGAcatgcaaaaaaattatattttttttaaaatggagTTGGGGTCTGGCATTGTGCTCACAACTGTGCGTGTGGCCTCAGGCCTCTCCAGCGTCGCCGAGCGCATCTCGGGCCTCTCCACCGCCACTTCCAACTCGCCAGGCCCGGTGCGCTCCAGTCCCATTCTTTTGCCTTGAAACTTTGATTTATTAGTTAGAGGGAAACGTCTTTACTAAATCCTAGAATTAGTGTTTtgatatatatactcctttcTCCGCTAATAGGAGTcacgtttttccattttagcccgtgaataggagttccgattcacttttactataaatgataataagGTCTTACCTTCAACTTATAACttattctactcacatttagtttaaaactaatatatatgaGTGTGAATCTTATGCCACaaacttttttctcactcatttttcttaatatttcttaaaactagtGCCGCTAAGAAATGTGACTCTAGGTGACGGACCgaaacacaaaaattagtactccaatAGTTATCTAATGACGTCAGCAGCTTTCAGCACAAATGATTTTGCAGTTTTTTTCTCTAGCGGCGTACTATAAATAATCCTCGTACGTTTAATAACCAGTGTTATTTTGAATGGAAAATCATAAAAACACCAATATCGATTCATTTACTCAAGCATAACTTCTGCCTATAAGGTAGAGAATCTCATAAATATACGATATATTTATAATGCAATATATGGAAacttattaaaagaaaaatctaTATGGGAAGTTTGGGCCTATTCTAGTAAATAGAATTATATGGCCCATAAGTTGGAATTAACAGGCAATCCACAACTGCAATAACCAAATTTCATgtatcccaaaaaaataaacaacaaattaatttgacCTATATATCCATCAAGTAGATAGCTAACGACACGAACGCTTTGACtacgaaaaataattataaatattccacTACAACAAGCTCAAATCCAAGCTTTATTACATTTCCAATTAAGACCCtatatatgaattatgatatCACCCATGTGtgatgtttttgaaaaaataagtttaaacaAGGATATCATcctctatatattttcaatcttGAGGTAAAGAGTGGTGATGGGTACACCTTTTGGAAGCAGCAAAGTACAACTCCTCACTGCGTCGCTTTGccttttcttgaaaataatttgaagCCATTGAAGAATGATCACTCTCCTTCACAATCAAGATGGCCCCCGGCCTAGTCGCAATGCAAGAACTCCATGTATTAATGAGAAGGAGAGCAATGAAGATTAGAGTTCTGAACGACGAAGATgaagaataagaagaaaacGAAACCATGGTAgagtaatttttaaactttttcattttttaatttgtttttgcttttagAGAATTTTTAGgaatgatgatgaagaattaaactagggatttatatatacatataaaatgtgGATGATTTTTATTGAGGATTTGTTTTTGCATGGGGGGGCCGAGAATAGGTTAGTCGGAAATGTCATGTCAAGAGTTGAGAATTATCTAATAATTtgagtagtactatatttatgaAAGTATTAAACACGCAAAAGAGTGTTGAATATTCGTAATTATGAAAGAATTAAACCGTACGTGTATATAATTTCTTGTACGTCaaatattgtttctcaattttttttgtctcatATAGGAATAAGTGTgatattagttttttaaatttatacgtGTATTTATTGGATTTTAGATTTTGGTGTAATGGAGGCACGATCACGTGACGAGACATATGGTACTCTTACACTCTTACCCTTACCTATGGTCATCAATTTTCAATGtgaactactccctccgtcccaagataagtgacctacttttTTTGACAtgggatttaaggaatggtatttaaataagttaaagtggagagagtaaagtatgagagagggaaaagtaaaggagagaagagagaataaagtatgtggagaataaagtaagagagatgactttttgctaaaaatggaaataggtcacttatagtggg
The nucleotide sequence above comes from Salvia hispanica cultivar TCC Black 2014 chromosome 5, UniMelb_Shisp_WGS_1.0, whole genome shotgun sequence. Encoded proteins:
- the LOC125186166 gene encoding F-box/kelch-repeat protein At3g06240-like, with amino-acid sequence MKTADNSKMGEDFFKYLPSEIVVNILSRLPTRAAMACKCVCKPWLGMLTTPEFVNSHMSRSVPSIAIETHSKCYDIIEFADELDLNFDAPIPCGVDFNFLLSYDGPIYRIHNDFDKEHRWDVTFSFRLPFKGRIQSSANGLIFLRDFVHDDLILCNPVTRDYLKLPCPRQTSPKVPNAMDNCGFGVSGTTGKYKVVRIFAETKERREGFRNACQVYTVGTGSWKNVPFGKPLRFCHDIGGVHLNGNLYWMVAKTTRGFCRWISCFDLEMEHFSSVAAPPPRGRDFLLGRSLCVLRGCLCVSDISHHGRDHSDDESDEDDIPNDGHVIIWMMKGDDNSWTKIFVIPEVERSAGLGNVWPIIIFRNGDALIEWDDGMIFFYSNKRRNFDCEIMSLEGREPFSSTTIMYAPSFVSLKSFAMENVSSF